The following are encoded together in the Syntrophobacterales bacterium genome:
- a CDS encoding toll/interleukin-1 receptor domain-containing protein, whose translation MDAKKYFISYTERDKAWATWIAGVLEEHGQTARIQAWDILPGENFITKMDNFLRECDVCIPIFSEAYLDSAYCKEEWTNAFGRAVKKKDKKIIPVRVTNVEPDGLLYGLVCIDLHDVHDEEKAEQKLLIGIGLQKVSREKPPFPGSAKQRAPFPGSLPQNNLQERNPYFSGRDEELNEIYTQFQSGGTAKQIITGLGGVGKTEIAKEYAHRSINDYKDAIWWVHAETEMTAFNDCLQFADAFGLIPEGMDEGRKLTPEQLGRRLKKWFLTHNSWLFIFDNAE comes from the coding sequence ATGGATGCTAAAAAATATTTCATCAGTTACACAGAGCGCGATAAAGCATGGGCAACCTGGATTGCGGGCGTACTGGAAGAACATGGTCAGACTGCTCGGATTCAGGCATGGGATATTCTCCCAGGGGAAAATTTTATAACCAAAATGGATAATTTCCTGCGGGAATGTGATGTTTGTATTCCCATTTTTTCAGAGGCATATTTGGATTCCGCCTATTGCAAAGAAGAATGGACAAACGCATTTGGCCGCGCTGTTAAGAAAAAAGACAAAAAGATAATCCCCGTCAGAGTTACAAATGTGGAGCCTGACGGACTTTTATATGGATTAGTATGTATTGATCTACACGACGTCCATGATGAAGAAAAGGCGGAGCAGAAACTTCTAATCGGCATTGGCTTGCAAAAAGTGTCCCGGGAGAAACCCCCTTTCCCAGGGTCAGCAAAACAGCGGGCACCGTTCCCAGGCAGTCTCCCACAGAACAACCTACAGGAACGCAATCCGTATTTTTCAGGACGGGACGAAGAATTAAACGAAATATATACACAGTTCCAATCGGGGGGTACAGCCAAACAGATCATCACCGGTTTAGGCGGTGTCGGCAAGACAGAAATCGCCAAGGAATATGCCCATCGTTCTATAAATGACTACAAAGACGCTATCTGGTGGGTTCACGCGGAAACTGAAATGACCGCTTTCAATGACTGCCTTCAATTTGCCGATGCCTTCGGTCTTATACCAGAAGGCATGGATGAAGGACGAAAGCTAACCCCGGAGCAATTGGGCAGACGCTTGAAAAAATGGTTTTTGACGCACAACTCGTGGCTTTTCATTTTTGACAATGCAGAGTAA